A region of Mesorhizobium sp. AR02 DNA encodes the following proteins:
- a CDS encoding bifunctional helix-turn-helix domain-containing protein/methylated-DNA--[protein]-cysteine S-methyltransferase: MNTQTAVLKKDITPQGSDYEIVRRAIEKISLDYRDQPSLEELAEEVGETPTGLQKLFTRWAGLSPKAFLQAVTLDHARRLLDSGMPLLETSFELGMSGPGRLHDLFVTHEAMSPGDYKTRGAGLTIRYGYHPSPFGTALIMATDRGLAGLAFSDPGEERASFADMSSRWPNAIYVEDMAATGPYAARIFDSTLWRPDQPLHVVMIGTDFQVRVWEALLQIPMGKARTYSSIAASIGAPSASRAVGAANGANPLSFVVPCHRAIGKSGDLTGYHWGLTRKRAILGWEAGQVS; encoded by the coding sequence ATGAACACACAGACAGCAGTCCTCAAAAAGGACATCACGCCGCAAGGCAGCGATTACGAGATCGTGCGCCGCGCCATCGAGAAGATCAGCCTCGATTATCGTGACCAGCCTTCGCTCGAGGAGCTTGCCGAAGAGGTCGGCGAGACGCCGACCGGCCTGCAGAAACTTTTCACCCGCTGGGCCGGCCTGTCGCCCAAGGCGTTCCTGCAAGCGGTGACGCTCGACCATGCGCGCCGGCTGCTCGATTCCGGCATGCCACTGCTCGAAACCTCGTTCGAACTGGGCATGTCAGGTCCCGGCCGGCTGCATGACCTGTTCGTCACCCACGAGGCGATGTCGCCGGGCGACTACAAGACGCGCGGTGCCGGGCTGACCATCCGCTACGGCTACCACCCCTCGCCGTTCGGCACCGCCCTCATCATGGCCACCGACCGTGGGCTTGCCGGCCTCGCCTTCAGCGACCCCGGCGAGGAACGTGCGTCGTTCGCCGACATGTCCAGCCGCTGGCCAAACGCCATCTATGTCGAGGACATGGCCGCGACCGGGCCTTATGCCGCGCGCATCTTTGATTCGACGCTGTGGCGCCCCGACCAGCCGCTGCATGTTGTCATGATCGGCACCGACTTCCAGGTCCGCGTCTGGGAGGCGCTGCTGCAGATCCCGATGGGCAAGGCCCGCACCTATTCCTCGATCGCCGCCAGCATCGGCGCGCCAAGCGCCAGCCGGGCGGTCGGTGCCGCCAATGGCGCCAACCCGCTCTCCTTCGTGGTGCCTTGCCACCGTGCCATCGGCAAGTCCGGCGACCTCACCGGCTACCACTGGGGCCTGACCCGCAAGCGCGCCATACTGGGCTGGGAGGCGGGGCAAGTGTCGTGA
- a CDS encoding class I SAM-dependent methyltransferase — translation MVGEKVHLTGAKETLLMTLYGKALESRLPHSLLRDHFADEAVRKIDYDFARLKVDENLGIGLAIRAKTLDVRVEDFLARNPGAIVLHLGCGLDTRIFRVDPSPGVGWFDVDYPQVIELRRKLYPSRDHYHLIASSVTEPGWLADVPRNRPAIVVAEGLTPYLPADEGLRLVSRLVSHLAGGELMFDAYSRFGLTLLRLNPTIKATGAEVHWAIDDPHELELAVPKLRFVEDISAYKPEHAARMGWSAKLFVRLWKHIPTLRKVGRLLRYRF, via the coding sequence ATGGTTGGCGAGAAAGTGCATTTGACCGGGGCAAAGGAAACCTTGCTGATGACGCTCTACGGCAAGGCGCTGGAGAGCCGGCTGCCGCATTCGCTGCTCAGGGATCATTTCGCCGACGAGGCGGTGCGCAAGATCGACTATGATTTTGCGAGGCTCAAGGTCGACGAGAATCTCGGCATTGGCCTGGCGATCCGGGCCAAGACACTGGACGTTCGTGTTGAGGATTTTCTGGCCAGAAATCCCGGCGCCATCGTGCTGCATCTAGGTTGCGGGCTCGACACGCGCATCTTCCGTGTCGATCCATCGCCAGGCGTGGGCTGGTTCGATGTCGACTATCCCCAGGTCATCGAACTCAGGCGCAAGCTCTACCCGTCCCGCGACCATTACCACCTCATCGCTTCGTCGGTGACCGAGCCCGGCTGGCTGGCTGACGTGCCCCGCAACCGCCCGGCCATCGTGGTGGCGGAGGGGCTGACGCCTTATCTGCCCGCCGACGAGGGGCTGCGCCTGGTTTCGCGGCTTGTCTCGCATCTTGCCGGCGGCGAGCTGATGTTCGACGCCTACAGTCGTTTCGGCCTGACGCTGCTTCGCCTCAACCCGACCATCAAGGCGACGGGCGCCGAGGTCCACTGGGCGATCGACGATCCGCACGAGCTGGAACTGGCGGTCCCGAAGCTGCGGTTCGTCGAGGATATTTCCGCCTACAAGCCTGAACATGCCGCTCGCATGGGCTGGTCCGCCAAACTGTTCGTCCGCCTTTGGAAACACATTCCGACGCTGCGCAAGGTCGGCAGGCTTTTGCGCTATCGTTTTTAG
- a CDS encoding DUF2244 domain-containing protein, whose translation MSDTNASFQADEPFFHALLTPHRSLGRMGFLILMGALLFGWLVTGAFFLSRGAWPVFGFFGLDVVAVYIAFRANYRAARAREEVSVSRTRLDIRKTAPSGKSEAHRFNPFWARFSVARHAEIGITKMTVEGQGQNVPIGGFLDPESRESFATAFSRALATAKAR comes from the coding sequence ATGAGCGACACAAACGCCTCGTTTCAGGCTGACGAGCCCTTCTTTCACGCATTGCTGACCCCACACCGTTCGCTGGGCAGGATGGGCTTCCTGATCCTGATGGGCGCGCTGCTGTTCGGCTGGTTGGTGACCGGCGCGTTTTTCCTGTCGCGTGGTGCCTGGCCGGTGTTCGGCTTCTTCGGCCTCGACGTGGTCGCCGTCTACATCGCCTTCCGCGCCAATTATCGCGCCGCCCGCGCCCGCGAGGAAGTGTCGGTCTCGCGCACCAGGCTCGACATCCGCAAGACGGCTCCTTCGGGAAAGTCGGAAGCGCACCGCTTCAACCCTTTCTGGGCGCGGTTTTCGGTCGCCCGTCACGCCGAGATCGGCATCACCAAAATGACGGTCGAAGGGCAAGGCCAGAACGTACCGATCGGCGGTTTTCTCGATCCCGAGTCCCGCGAGAGCTTTGCCACCGCCTTTTCGCGCGCGCTGGCGACCGCCAAGGCGCGCTGA
- the nth gene encoding endonuclease III, whose translation MASPKSKDSSMPEKELPPGRRDGSNVKPRPRPVRRTSRYSPAEVHEIFRRFSVQRPEPKGELEHVNAFTLLVAVVLSAQATDAGVNKATRALFKVADTPQKMLALGEAKVGDYIRTIGLWRNKAKNVIALSEALIRAHGGEVPDDRDALVKLPGVGRKTANVVLNMAFGQHTMAVDTHIFRIGNRLGLAPGKTPEQVEQGLLKIIPDEYMRHAHHWLILHGRYVCKARKPDCPACVIADICKAQEKTTDVPAPLVPIAPLETAVSGD comes from the coding sequence ATGGCGAGCCCCAAGTCCAAAGATTCTTCCATGCCCGAAAAAGAGCTGCCGCCCGGACGGCGCGATGGTTCGAATGTCAAGCCGCGTCCACGGCCGGTGCGGCGGACTTCGCGCTACAGCCCGGCAGAAGTGCATGAGATCTTCCGGCGCTTTTCGGTCCAGCGGCCGGAGCCGAAGGGCGAGCTCGAACATGTCAACGCCTTCACGCTGCTGGTGGCGGTGGTGCTTTCGGCGCAGGCGACCGATGCCGGCGTCAATAAGGCGACAAGGGCGCTGTTCAAGGTGGCTGACACGCCGCAGAAGATGCTGGCGCTTGGGGAGGCCAAGGTCGGCGATTACATCAGGACCATCGGTCTGTGGCGCAACAAGGCCAAGAACGTCATCGCACTGTCGGAAGCGCTGATCCGCGCCCATGGCGGCGAGGTGCCCGACGACCGCGATGCGCTGGTCAAACTGCCGGGGGTCGGGCGCAAGACCGCCAATGTCGTGCTCAACATGGCTTTCGGCCAGCACACGATGGCCGTCGACACGCATATTTTCCGCATCGGCAACCGGCTTGGGCTGGCACCCGGCAAGACGCCTGAACAGGTCGAGCAGGGGCTGCTGAAGATCATCCCCGACGAATATATGCGTCATGCGCATCACTGGCTGATCCTGCATGGCCGCTATGTCTGCAAGGCGCGCAAGCCGGATTGCCCGGCCTGCGTCATCGCCGACATCTGCAAGGCGCAGGAGAAGACAACCGACGTGCCGGCGCCCTTGGTGCCGATCGCTCCGCTGGAAACGGCGGTCTCCGGCGATTAG
- a CDS encoding DUF2214 family protein: MDTTDLVLAIVHHLLVFSLAGIIGAEFVLIRGDLPAATLKRLAGIDRHYGIIAALIIIVGIGRVFWGLKGWEFYVYNWVFWAKMAAFAIVGLLSIIPTVRFISWNRQAGANPSFTVPTSELASVKTYIRAEAFVFLLIPVFAAAMARGYGY; this comes from the coding sequence ATGGACACGACCGACCTTGTGCTTGCCATCGTCCATCATCTTCTGGTGTTTTCCCTGGCAGGGATCATCGGCGCCGAATTCGTGCTGATCCGCGGCGACTTGCCCGCCGCGACGCTCAAGCGGCTCGCCGGCATCGACCGTCACTATGGCATCATCGCCGCGCTGATCATCATCGTCGGCATCGGCCGTGTCTTCTGGGGCCTCAAGGGCTGGGAGTTCTACGTCTACAATTGGGTGTTCTGGGCCAAGATGGCGGCGTTTGCGATCGTCGGGCTGCTGTCGATCATCCCGACCGTGCGCTTCATTTCCTGGAACAGGCAGGCCGGCGCCAATCCCTCCTTCACTGTACCCACGAGCGAACTGGCCTCGGTGAAGACCTATATCCGCGCCGAAGCCTTCGTCTTCCTGCTGATCCCGGTCTTCGCGGCGGCGATGGCGCGTGGTTACGGCTACTAA
- a CDS encoding YdeI/OmpD-associated family protein: MTGLKRALNPMPDAVRAALAERRLMTAYEARPDYQRNDYLGWIGRAKRPDTRRKRLDQMLDELQRGGVYMNMVWHG, from the coding sequence ATGACCGGATTGAAACGCGCCCTGAATCCGATGCCTGACGCGGTCCGCGCCGCCTTGGCGGAGCGCAGGTTGATGACAGCCTATGAAGCCCGGCCGGATTACCAGAGGAACGACTATCTGGGTTGGATTGGCCGCGCCAAGCGCCCGGACACCAGGCGGAAGCGGCTCGACCAGATGTTGGACGAATTGCAGCGTGGTGGCGTCTACATGAATATGGTTTGGCACGGCTGA
- a CDS encoding GNAT family N-acetyltransferase — protein sequence MNNPQATVAPVIETQRTILRAHRLGDFDAYATMWADPVVTRFIGGKPRTREESWMRFLRHAGLWSLLGYGFWAIEEKATGRFVGEAGFHDLKRDMEPSIEGIPEAGWALAPTVHGAGLATEVVGRVLAWGEETFGRTKTVCIIDPENSASLNVAGKVGYREVLRTTYHDAPTVLLERLS from the coding sequence ATGAACAATCCGCAAGCGACCGTCGCCCCCGTCATCGAGACGCAGCGAACCATTCTGCGGGCGCACCGGCTGGGCGATTTCGATGCCTATGCCACGATGTGGGCCGACCCGGTCGTCACCCGCTTCATCGGCGGCAAGCCGCGCACGCGCGAGGAAAGCTGGATGCGCTTCCTGCGTCATGCCGGCCTGTGGTCGCTGCTCGGTTACGGCTTCTGGGCGATCGAGGAGAAGGCAACGGGCCGCTTCGTCGGCGAGGCCGGGTTCCACGATCTGAAGCGCGACATGGAACCGTCGATCGAAGGCATTCCCGAGGCCGGATGGGCGCTGGCTCCGACCGTGCACGGGGCGGGCCTTGCCACAGAGGTTGTCGGCCGTGTCCTGGCATGGGGTGAAGAAACATTCGGGCGCACGAAAACCGTCTGCATCATCGATCCCGAAAACTCCGCCTCGTTGAATGTAGCTGGCAAGGTCGGCTATCGCGAAGTGTTGCGGACCACTTATCACGACGCCCCGACCGTCCTGCTGGAGCGGCTGTCCTAA
- a CDS encoding EAL domain-containing protein, which translates to MNSMKPSSMDASPRLLGLVWPFIAVVLIQALVASLSLYTLSAVRAYVGGESQWSKGQKHAIYFLSLYADTGNEEFFGEYREAIAVPLADRSARLALEQPEPDTEAARAGFLQGRNHPDDVAGMIWLFQNFRSFIYLDTAIRHWTAADTMILAIQQLGDAMHATLSKGQASPAEINAWKTDIHQLDRQISPLSKAFSDSLGEGSRFIRMLLTFANLVTAALLILLAVWRTRKLLAQRQAFQLALNTERERAQITLASIGQAVISTGADGRLDYMNPVAEKLLACPFSGAKGKPIASLFRLVDKDTSVEEPRLIECLLGGEPRRSSARPQLLQRPDGSVVPVALTGAPLLVSGEVVGAVLAFHDMTREEDYIERLSWQASHDALTGLANRRDFESRLERTIVELQGQPRQHALMYLDFDQFKLVNDTCGHAAGDQLLRQISALLTTELRPGDVLARLGGDEFGVLLVDCEANDAADIAERLRAAVQDMHFAWDGRPFNTSVSIGMVQIANAQVTIEEALRAADVACYMAKEKGRNRVQIHSDGDTALRERFGEMAWVQRLHAALEQNRFRLHAQEIWPLNDDVAEAGAHIEILLRLTDEDGSFVTPQSFIPAAERYGLMPSIDRWVVRNTFRILAVRQADPRTPPIATCAINLSGATFGDETFLGFLREQFLVHGISPAMICLEITETSAIANLTNAMRFIADLRGLGCRFALDDFGSGMSSFAYLKHLPVDYLKIDGSFVKDMLDDRIDRAMVEMIHHIGKVMGKRTIAEFVESDGIIAALKTIGVDYAQGYGIARPKPFDASTVLLGPSVKAAATDATDPWADLARKLRRKAG; encoded by the coding sequence ATGAATTCGATGAAGCCGTCATCGATGGACGCGAGCCCCCGCCTTCTCGGGCTTGTGTGGCCATTCATCGCCGTCGTCCTCATCCAGGCGCTGGTCGCCAGCCTCAGCCTCTACACCCTGTCGGCGGTTCGCGCCTATGTCGGCGGCGAAAGCCAGTGGTCCAAGGGGCAAAAGCACGCCATCTATTTCCTCAGCCTCTATGCCGACACCGGCAATGAGGAATTCTTCGGCGAGTATCGCGAAGCGATCGCCGTTCCGCTGGCCGACCGCTCGGCCCGCCTGGCGCTCGAGCAGCCCGAACCCGACACTGAAGCGGCGCGCGCCGGCTTTCTGCAGGGCAGAAACCATCCGGACGACGTTGCCGGAATGATCTGGCTGTTCCAGAATTTCCGCAGCTTCATCTATCTCGACACAGCTATCCGCCACTGGACCGCCGCCGACACGATGATCCTCGCCATCCAGCAGCTCGGCGACGCGATGCACGCGACGTTGAGCAAGGGGCAGGCGTCACCGGCTGAGATCAACGCCTGGAAGACGGACATCCATCAGCTAGATCGTCAGATCAGCCCTCTTTCCAAGGCTTTTTCGGACAGTCTTGGCGAGGGATCGCGCTTCATCCGGATGCTGCTCACCTTTGCCAATCTCGTCACCGCCGCCTTGTTGATCCTGCTTGCCGTGTGGCGCACCCGCAAGCTTCTGGCGCAGCGGCAAGCCTTTCAGCTGGCGCTCAATACCGAGCGCGAGCGCGCTCAAATCACGCTGGCTTCGATCGGCCAGGCCGTGATCAGCACCGGGGCTGACGGACGGCTGGACTATATGAACCCGGTCGCAGAGAAATTGTTGGCCTGCCCGTTCAGCGGCGCCAAGGGCAAACCGATCGCTTCGTTGTTCCGGCTGGTGGACAAAGACACCAGCGTTGAAGAACCCCGACTGATTGAATGCCTGCTGGGCGGCGAGCCGCGCCGGTCCAGCGCCCGTCCGCAATTGCTGCAGCGGCCGGACGGCTCTGTTGTTCCCGTCGCGCTGACCGGCGCGCCGCTGCTCGTTTCCGGTGAAGTCGTCGGCGCCGTGCTCGCCTTCCACGACATGACGCGCGAGGAGGACTATATCGAGCGGCTTTCTTGGCAGGCGTCGCATGACGCGTTGACCGGGCTCGCCAACCGGCGCGATTTCGAAAGCCGGCTCGAAAGGACGATCGTCGAATTGCAGGGCCAGCCCCGGCAGCATGCCTTGATGTATCTCGATTTCGACCAGTTCAAACTGGTCAACGATACCTGTGGCCACGCCGCGGGTGACCAGTTGCTGCGCCAGATTTCCGCGCTGCTGACCACCGAATTGCGACCGGGCGACGTGCTGGCACGGTTGGGCGGCGACGAATTCGGCGTGCTGCTGGTCGATTGTGAAGCCAACGACGCAGCCGACATCGCCGAACGGCTGCGCGCGGCCGTGCAGGACATGCATTTCGCCTGGGATGGCAGACCCTTCAACACCAGCGTCAGCATCGGCATGGTGCAGATCGCCAATGCGCAAGTGACGATCGAGGAAGCGCTGCGGGCCGCCGATGTCGCCTGCTACATGGCCAAGGAAAAGGGCCGCAACCGCGTCCAGATCCACAGCGACGGCGACACGGCCTTGCGCGAACGTTTCGGCGAGATGGCCTGGGTGCAGCGCCTGCACGCCGCATTGGAGCAAAATCGTTTCAGGCTTCATGCCCAGGAAATCTGGCCGCTCAACGACGACGTCGCCGAGGCGGGAGCGCATATCGAGATCCTGTTGCGGCTGACCGACGAAGACGGCAGCTTCGTCACCCCGCAGAGCTTCATCCCCGCGGCCGAACGCTACGGCCTGATGCCGTCGATCGACCGCTGGGTGGTGCGCAACACCTTCCGCATCCTGGCCGTACGGCAAGCCGATCCGCGCACGCCGCCGATCGCCACATGCGCCATCAATCTTTCCGGCGCGACTTTCGGCGACGAGACCTTTCTAGGCTTCCTGCGCGAGCAGTTCCTCGTCCATGGCATTTCGCCTGCCATGATCTGCCTGGAGATCACCGAGACCAGCGCCATCGCCAATCTCACCAACGCCATGCGCTTCATCGCCGATCTGCGCGGACTGGGCTGCCGCTTCGCGCTCGACGATTTCGGCTCCGGCATGTCGTCCTTCGCCTATCTCAAGCACCTGCCGGTCGACTACCTCAAGATCGACGGCAGCTTCGTCAAGGACATGCTCGACGACCGCATCGACCGCGCCATGGTCGAGATGATCCACCACATTGGCAAGGTCATGGGCAAGCGCACCATCGCCGAGTTCGTCGAAAGCGACGGCATCATCGCCGCCCTGAAGACGATCGGCGTCGACTATGCCCAGGGCTATGGGATCGCCAGGCCGAAGCCGTTCGATGCCTCGACAGTGCTGCTCGGCCCGAGCGTTAAAGCGGCCGCGACCGACGCGACCGATCCGTGGGCCGATCTGGCACGCAAGCTGCGCCGCAAGGCTGGCTAG
- a CDS encoding NUDIX hydrolase, whose product MAATKKKAVRKAKKGERIRQVAAIPFRLTAGGEFEVMLVTSRTTRRFIVPKGWPMKGKSGRKAATIEAQEEAGVLGKTLKQPAGTYSYWKRLTNRFVRVDVIVYLLEVTEELANWQEAKRRQRAWLTPADAAMLIDEPDLSTLVRTLTIDRPAPIDAA is encoded by the coding sequence ATGGCAGCCACCAAGAAAAAGGCCGTGCGCAAGGCCAAGAAAGGCGAGCGGATCCGTCAGGTCGCGGCGATCCCCTTTCGGTTGACCGCGGGCGGCGAGTTCGAGGTGATGCTGGTCACGTCGCGGACGACGAGACGCTTCATCGTCCCCAAGGGCTGGCCGATGAAAGGCAAGAGCGGCCGCAAGGCAGCCACCATCGAGGCGCAGGAGGAAGCCGGCGTACTCGGCAAGACCCTGAAGCAGCCGGCCGGCACCTACTCCTACTGGAAGCGGCTGACCAACCGCTTTGTCCGTGTCGACGTCATCGTCTACTTGCTTGAGGTGACCGAGGAACTGGCCAACTGGCAGGAAGCCAAGCGGCGGCAGCGGGCCTGGCTTACGCCAGCCGACGCGGCGATGCTGATCGATGAGCCCGATTTGTCGACGCTGGTGAGGACCTTGACGATCGACCGGCCAGCGCCGATTGACGCTGCCTGA
- a CDS encoding invasion associated locus B family protein — protein sequence MRKYAYFAAMLGAACIVGLPAMAAQTKGDKVAAPPAAADAPQLPGGASALSETHGDWTVNCQISGTNKVCSLSHQQFNKQSNQRLLAIELSSKTGDDATGTLALPFGLALAKGVNLTIDDQKLDGSLAFNTCQVVGCLVPVAFDANVTPLLKNGTTLKIDAFAADTGQAVSFSIPLNGFSGALARTAELLSN from the coding sequence ATGAGGAAATACGCGTATTTCGCAGCGATGCTGGGTGCGGCCTGCATTGTCGGGCTGCCGGCCATGGCCGCGCAGACCAAGGGCGACAAAGTGGCCGCGCCGCCTGCTGCGGCTGATGCGCCGCAACTGCCCGGCGGGGCATCGGCTCTGTCCGAAACCCATGGCGACTGGACGGTCAATTGCCAGATATCGGGCACGAACAAGGTCTGCAGCCTGTCGCATCAGCAGTTCAACAAGCAAAGCAACCAGCGGCTGCTGGCGATCGAGCTGTCGAGCAAGACTGGCGACGACGCCACCGGGACCCTTGCCCTGCCGTTTGGCCTGGCGCTCGCCAAGGGCGTCAACCTGACCATCGACGACCAGAAGCTCGACGGCAGCCTGGCGTTCAACACCTGCCAGGTGGTCGGCTGCCTGGTGCCGGTGGCGTTCGACGCCAATGTCACGCCGCTGCTCAAGAACGGCACGACGCTGAAGATCGATGCCTTCGCGGCCGATACCGGACAAGCGGTGAGCTTTTCCATTCCGCTCAACGGTTTCAGCGGGGCGCTCGCCCGTACGGCGGAGCTCTTGTCCAACTGA
- the coaBC gene encoding bifunctional phosphopantothenoylcysteine decarboxylase/phosphopantothenate--cysteine ligase CoaBC, producing MSLSGKRILLIIGGGIAAYKALDLIRRLRERGAAVRVVMTSAAQEFVTTLSVGALSADHVFTELFDRNDEHDVGHIRLSREADLLVVAPATADLMAKLANGHANDLASTVLLATDKPVLMAPAMNPRMWAHPATRRNRATLGKDGISFVGPARGEMAESNEAGEGRMAEPLEIVAAVETLLDAGPKPLSGRKIIVTSGPTHEPIDPVRYIANRSSGKQGHAIAAALAKLGADVRLVSGPVSIADPAGVKTVHVERAQEMRDAVEQLLPADAAVFVAAVADWRSENSAGEKIKKVAGEGPPVLRMVENPDILAGVGHHSQRPGLVIGFAAETQDLLRNAEAKLRKKGADFIVANDVSHESGIGPSGVMGGDRNRVRIVSKAGVEEWPEMTKDEVAARLAALIAERLKTIVV from the coding sequence ATGAGCCTCTCCGGCAAGCGCATCCTGCTCATCATCGGCGGCGGCATTGCCGCCTACAAGGCGCTCGACCTGATCCGCCGGCTGCGCGAGCGCGGAGCCGCGGTGCGCGTGGTAATGACATCAGCGGCACAGGAATTCGTCACCACGCTGTCTGTTGGCGCGCTCTCGGCCGACCATGTCTTCACCGAATTGTTCGACCGCAATGACGAGCATGATGTCGGCCACATCAGGCTGTCGCGCGAGGCCGACCTTCTGGTGGTCGCGCCCGCCACCGCCGATCTGATGGCCAAGCTTGCCAACGGCCATGCCAACGATCTTGCCTCGACCGTGCTGCTGGCCACCGACAAGCCGGTGCTGATGGCGCCGGCGATGAACCCCAGAATGTGGGCGCATCCGGCCACCCGCCGTAATCGCGCGACATTGGGCAAGGACGGCATCAGCTTCGTTGGCCCGGCCAGGGGCGAGATGGCCGAAAGCAATGAGGCCGGCGAAGGCCGTATGGCCGAGCCGCTGGAGATCGTCGCCGCGGTCGAGACGCTGCTCGATGCCGGCCCAAAGCCACTGTCGGGGCGCAAGATCATCGTCACCTCCGGCCCGACGCATGAGCCGATCGACCCCGTGCGCTACATCGCCAACCGTTCGTCCGGCAAGCAGGGACACGCTATCGCCGCAGCATTGGCGAAGCTGGGTGCTGACGTACGGCTGGTCTCCGGTCCGGTCAGCATTGCCGATCCGGCCGGTGTGAAGACCGTCCATGTCGAGCGTGCGCAGGAGATGCGCGATGCGGTCGAACAGCTTCTGCCGGCGGACGCGGCAGTGTTCGTCGCCGCCGTCGCCGACTGGCGCAGCGAGAATTCGGCCGGTGAGAAGATCAAGAAGGTGGCGGGCGAAGGCCCGCCGGTGCTGCGCATGGTCGAGAATCCCGACATCCTTGCCGGCGTCGGCCATCACAGCCAGCGGCCCGGCCTGGTCATCGGCTTCGCCGCCGAGACGCAGGATCTTTTGCGCAACGCAGAGGCCAAGCTCAGGAAGAAAGGTGCCGATTTCATCGTCGCCAATGATGTGTCGCACGAAAGCGGCATCGGCCCTTCAGGTGTCATGGGCGGTGATCGCAACCGGGTGCGGATCGTGTCGAAGGCCGGCGTCGAGGAATGGCCCGAAATGACCAAGGACGAGGTGGCGGCGCGGCTCGCCGCCCTCATTGCCGAGCGGCTGAAAACGATCGTCGTTTGA
- a CDS encoding type II toxin-antitoxin system VapC family toxin: MVVDTSAILAILKQEPDAPAIAQRLAGNQRILMSAATLMECGTVVVGRYGAAGTAALTGLLARLKVTIVALSAEHAQAGIEAYALYGRGSGHRAKLNMGDCFAYALAKTQNLPLLFKGNDFIHTDIEPALKPE, translated from the coding sequence GTGGTGGTCGACACCTCGGCGATCCTGGCTATCCTGAAGCAGGAACCTGACGCACCAGCGATCGCCCAACGCCTCGCCGGAAATCAACGTATATTGATGAGCGCCGCGACCCTGATGGAGTGCGGCACGGTTGTTGTTGGACGCTATGGCGCGGCCGGCACAGCAGCGTTAACAGGCCTTCTGGCAAGACTGAAAGTCACGATTGTCGCTCTCTCTGCCGAACATGCGCAGGCTGGGATTGAAGCCTACGCACTCTATGGCCGCGGCAGTGGCCACCGGGCAAAACTCAACATGGGTGATTGTTTCGCCTATGCCCTCGCCAAGACCCAGAACCTGCCGCTGCTTTTCAAGGGCAATGATTTCATCCATACCGACATCGAACCGGCGCTGAAGCCGGAATGA
- a CDS encoding FitA-like ribbon-helix-helix domain-containing protein, producing the protein MGTLTIRNLDDDLKQKLRERAARHGVSMEQEARNLLLKEVAPAGEHDDGAVTAEEILEFGRRLQKVDFDQKKLTDDLWSFVEED; encoded by the coding sequence ATGGGCACCCTGACCATTCGCAACCTCGACGACGATCTGAAGCAGAAGCTGCGCGAGCGAGCTGCCCGGCATGGCGTGTCGATGGAGCAGGAGGCGAGAAACCTTTTGCTCAAGGAGGTGGCGCCGGCCGGCGAACATGATGACGGTGCCGTGACGGCGGAGGAAATCCTCGAATTCGGCCGACGACTGCAAAAAGTGGATTTCGATCAGAAGAAACTCACCGATGATCTCTGGTCTTTCGTTGAGGAGGACTGA
- a CDS encoding FitA-like ribbon-helix-helix domain-containing protein → MARITVRNLEDHVMQRLRERGAARGVSMEQEARDVLAASVGLPTTKGFDRRGLTFKDEIGVRPAAGMQK, encoded by the coding sequence ATGGCTAGGATTACCGTCCGCAACCTGGAAGACCATGTCATGCAGCGGCTGCGTGAACGCGGCGCCGCGCGCGGCGTTTCCATGGAGCAGGAGGCGCGCGATGTGCTCGCGGCATCCGTTGGGCTTCCGACCACGAAAGGCTTTGATCGTCGTGGCCTGACATTCAAGGACGAGATCGGGGTTCGACCGGCGGCAGGGATGCAAAAGTAA